The following proteins come from a genomic window of Miscanthus floridulus cultivar M001 chromosome 2, ASM1932011v1, whole genome shotgun sequence:
- the LOC136540164 gene encoding uncharacterized protein yields the protein MAPGGDSNPASYIHTVQHLIERCMTFGMSMEECMEALAKRADVQPVVTSTVWKELEKENKEFFDKYTQRISEKRSTSTS from the exons ATGGCTCCCGGAGGCGACTCTAATCCTGCCTCTTATATTCACACG GTGCAGCACCTGATAGAGAGGTGCATGACGTTCGGGATGAGCATGGAGGAGTGcatggaggcgctggccaagcGCGCCGACGTCCAGCCCGTCGTCACCTCCACAG TGTGGAAGGAGCTGGAGAAGGAGAACAAGGAATTCTTCGACAAGTACACGCAGCGGATATCCGAGAAGAGAAGCACAAGCACCTCCTAG